A genomic window from Megalobrama amblycephala isolate DHTTF-2021 linkage group LG2, ASM1881202v1, whole genome shotgun sequence includes:
- the pcyox1 gene encoding prenylcysteine oxidase 1 produces MALRHLSVKALLFLGLCQVGRRGFASAPEVRETPKKIAIIGGGIGGTAAAFFLRQEFGPGVKIEVFEAGTVGGRLATENIGGYEYETGGSIIHPLNLHMKYFLDRLGMSPRADVPSKLAIFDGKELTFEESDWFIVNFIRMLWRYGFSFIRMHMWVEGILDKFMRIYQYQQFGYSFSSVEKLLHAMGGDSFLTLVNQTLEEAMLAEGFSQVFLNEMVAPITRVNYGQSVRISGFAGAVALAGAAPGLWAVDGGNKLVCSGLLYHSKAELVPARVTTITMKIRPSKTGSVTNFYEVNYVGESGAAHSMYDIVVVATPLHQGVSEINFPGFSPPIPSHFPGRYHQTVATLVHGLLNVSFLGTTDKPENFFFSDVLTLDNKASEIQSLSSLDPVKIPKGYSPSPASQRKVWKIFSSQPLSQKHLQQIFLSWDSVSETRWLAYPSYSPPQRRTPPFILHEHLYYLNAVEWAASAMEMSAISARNMALLAHHRWYQQTGKIDQEDLHTRLRGEL; encoded by the exons ATGGCTCTGAGACACCTTTCAGTGAAGGCTCTCCTCTTTCTTGGGCTTTGTCAAGTTGGGCGCAGGGGTTTTGCCTCTGCTCCTGAAGTCAGAGAGACACCCAAGAAAATTG CAATAATTGGGGGTGGTATTGGAGGCACGGCAGCTGCGTTTTTCTTGAGACAAGAGTTTGGGCCAGGAGTGAAGATCGAAGTGTTCGAGGCCGGGACTGTCGGAGGGCGTCTGGCCACTGAGAACATTGGAGGATACGAGTATGAGACGGGGGGATCCATTATTCACCCCCTTAACCTGCACATGAAGTATTTTCTAGACAGGCTCG GTATGTCACCTCGTGCTGATGTACCCTCTAAACTGGCGATATTTGACGGGAAGGAGCTGACCTTTGAAGAGAGTGACTGGTTCATTGTGAATTTCATACGCATGCTGTGGAGATATGGATTCAGCTTCATTCGAATGCATATGTGGGTGGAGGGCATACTGGACAAGTTTATGAG GATATATCAGTACCAGCAGTTTGGCTACTCATTCTCCAGCGTGGAGAAGCTGCTGCATGCCATGGGTGGAGACAGTTTCCTCACTCTGGTCAATCAGACGCTGGAAGAGGCCATGCTGGCCGAGGGCTTCTCTCAGGTCTTTCTCAATGAAATGGTAGCACCCATCACACGAGTCAACTACGGCCAAAGTGTCCGAATCAGTGGATTTGCGG GTGCTGTTGCACTAGCAGGAGCCGCACCAGGGTTGTGGGCAGTAGATGGAGGAAATAAGTTGGTTTGTTCCGGGCTTTTGTATCACAGCAAAGCCGAACTTGTTCCAGCTCGTGTGACTACCATCACCATGAAGATTAGACCATCCAAAACTG GTTCAGTAACAAATTTCTATGAGGTGAACTACGTTGGTGAGTCTGGTGCCGCCCATTCCATGTATGACATAGTTGTAGTTGCCACGCCTCTCCACCAGGGCGTGTCTGAGATCAACTTCCCAGGCTTTTCTCCACCCATTCCATCCCACTTCCCTGGCCGTTACCACCAAACAGTGGCCACGCTGGTCCACGGTCTGCTCAATGTGTCCTTTCTGGGCACCACAGACAAGCCAGAAAACTTCTTCTTTTCCGACGTCCTCACACTGGATAACAAAGCCTCCGAAATCCAGAGCCTGAGCTCTCTGGATCCGGTGAAGATTCCCAAAGGCTACAGCCCCAGCCCTGCCAGCCAAAGAAAAGTATGGAAGATCTTCTCCTCCCAGCCTCTTTCTCAGAAGCATCTGCAGCAAATCTTCCTTTCTTGGGACTCGGTGTCGGAGACGCGCTGGCTCGCGTACCCCTCCTACAGCCCGCCGCAGCGCAGGACGCCTCCCTTCATCCTCCATGAGCACCTTTACTACCTCAACGCCGTGGAGTGGGCGGCCAGTGCAATGGAGATGAGCGCTATTTCCGCCCGTAATATGGCCCTGCTCGCCCATCACCGCTGGTACCAGCAGACGGGCAAAATCGACCAGGAGGATCTGCACACCCGACTCAGAGGTGAACTTTGA